In Bacteroidota bacterium, a single window of DNA contains:
- a CDS encoding PAS domain S-box protein: MEKLNISVLLVEDDKISRVLYSNLLKKVISNVYLAEDGIEGIEIYKKHKPDLIISDIKMPRMDGLEMIHEIRKTDEKIRVIFVSGHKDTDFLIKSIEMGVSGYLLKPLDQHQLFRMIQDIGNTMELDRKVRETEKRFRDLAELLPEIVFETGLDGRLTFVNKRALEILGYSHEDVESGLFIHKLILPGLDSMEKIEGLLNVISRDNPEKELEIRVRTKTGRTFPALMYSSAIMDADKATGIRGVMVNISKQKQNENELRRNQQTIERILQSSPDPIVVTNLENEIIKYNHAAGVFFERIINTDPFGKIFLNMIGTEHRDNAYKDYALLRNNDYLKNLEYSFFDISGNEIFTEVSVSTIRDKQGKPDLVISIIKDITERKQMIHELQLLNMDLEGKVRERTKLLTTEIEERKQAEIALIESQERHSALSRAAFEAIIISEDRICLETNQAAVDLFGFPYDKLAGKDIFGLFTSESEDQLTEAFSVEKDVPLEVMAINASNMRFPAEIQCKKYQYKGKDVWVTAIRDISMRKYAEQLLRQRMEFIELINKTSSEFIRLDNIQIDEGIEKALKDVANFTHTERGYVYLLDMESKEFVLSHEWNGHNLNSRNDILQRIPLSWSGSVYLKLDNSEHIILENDNLKEFNLGIDLRDKLEKSDFRTSILLPMFIGRLLIGFYGFDSVEKEHEWTEEWVNAYKITGQIIANAIQRKRYDEELIKAKEKAEESDKSKSVFLANVSHEIQTPIKAIISFANMLQTPDLSEKRRSEFLQIINSNSQALLNLTNDILEFTRIRSNMLKLIKINFELNLFLQELYTVFNSLKIKKGKESIKLNLKIPNKNKPCVINSDPSRLKQIFSNLIENAFKFTSKGQVEYGYTIIDEQNVQFYVKDTGLGISKKYQKLIFDRFIQEPKPLNIKKEGTGLGLAITHSLVSMLEGHIWVDSELGKGSTFFFELPDIIQSESRRREILSWNNKQILIVEEIIQDYIILEDFLKERVKVLFVGTGKQAIEICRNNRGIDLILIAYTLLAKSKPDLIGKLKETNPDLVIIGMINPENNPDPDAEIMQQLDGVINKPLLQDEVLPGIDKFLRSSSDK; this comes from the coding sequence ATGGAAAAGCTAAATATCTCAGTGTTGCTTGTTGAAGATGACAAAATCTCCAGGGTATTGTATTCCAATTTACTCAAAAAAGTTATTTCCAATGTTTATCTTGCGGAGGATGGGATTGAAGGCATAGAGATATACAAAAAACATAAGCCGGATCTGATCATCAGCGACATAAAAATGCCCCGCATGGATGGATTGGAAATGATCCATGAAATCCGAAAAACGGATGAAAAGATCAGGGTTATTTTTGTTTCCGGGCATAAAGACACTGATTTTCTTATCAAGTCAATTGAGATGGGTGTATCGGGCTACCTTCTCAAGCCTCTGGATCAGCATCAGCTTTTCAGAATGATCCAGGATATAGGCAATACGATGGAATTAGATCGCAAGGTCCGGGAAACAGAAAAACGCTTTCGGGATCTGGCAGAACTTTTACCTGAGATTGTATTTGAAACCGGGCTGGACGGAAGGCTAACCTTTGTTAATAAGCGGGCATTGGAAATACTGGGATATTCACATGAGGATGTTGAATCAGGGCTATTCATCCACAAGCTTATCCTTCCCGGTCTCGATTCCATGGAAAAAATAGAAGGGCTTCTCAATGTAATTTCCAGAGACAATCCTGAAAAAGAGTTGGAAATAAGAGTCAGAACCAAAACCGGCAGAACTTTTCCTGCGCTCATGTATTCATCTGCCATTATGGATGCCGATAAAGCTACCGGCATCCGGGGGGTAATGGTTAATATAAGCAAACAAAAACAAAACGAAAATGAGCTCAGAAGAAATCAGCAAACCATAGAAAGGATATTACAATCATCACCAGACCCTATCGTTGTTACAAACCTGGAAAATGAAATCATTAAATATAATCATGCTGCCGGGGTATTTTTTGAAAGGATCATTAATACAGATCCATTTGGTAAAATATTCCTGAATATGATCGGAACCGAGCACCGGGATAATGCATATAAGGATTACGCTTTGCTCCGAAACAATGATTATCTGAAAAACCTGGAATATTCTTTTTTTGATATTTCAGGCAATGAGATCTTCACCGAGGTTTCTGTTAGTACCATTCGTGACAAGCAGGGTAAACCCGATCTCGTAATAAGTATCATAAAAGATATTACCGAAAGAAAGCAGATGATCCATGAACTTCAACTTCTCAACATGGATCTGGAAGGGAAAGTGAGAGAAAGGACCAAGCTTCTCACAACCGAGATTGAGGAAAGAAAACAAGCGGAGATTGCTCTTATTGAAAGTCAGGAAAGGCACAGCGCGTTATCGAGAGCAGCCTTTGAAGCCATAATTATTTCTGAAGACAGGATATGCCTGGAGACCAATCAGGCTGCGGTTGACCTTTTCGGCTTCCCATATGACAAGCTTGCCGGTAAAGATATTTTCGGGTTATTTACTTCTGAATCAGAAGATCAGCTCACCGAAGCGTTTTCTGTAGAAAAAGATGTTCCCCTGGAAGTTATGGCAATTAATGCCTCCAATATGAGATTTCCTGCAGAAATTCAATGCAAGAAATACCAGTACAAGGGTAAAGATGTGTGGGTTACGGCCATCCGCGACATCAGCATGAGAAAGTATGCCGAGCAATTACTCAGGCAAAGAATGGAGTTTATTGAGCTTATCAATAAAACCTCATCAGAATTTATCCGGCTGGATAATATTCAGATTGATGAGGGGATAGAAAAAGCTCTTAAAGATGTAGCCAATTTTACTCATACTGAAAGGGGTTATGTATACCTGCTGGATATGGAATCCAAGGAATTTGTCCTGTCCCACGAGTGGAACGGGCATAATCTTAATTCAAGGAATGACATACTCCAACGTATTCCCTTATCATGGTCGGGATCTGTATATCTGAAACTGGATAACAGTGAACATATAATACTGGAAAACGATAATCTGAAGGAATTCAATCTAGGGATAGACCTGAGAGATAAGCTGGAAAAATCAGACTTCAGAACCTCCATTCTATTACCTATGTTTATTGGTCGCCTGCTAATAGGGTTTTACGGATTCGACTCTGTAGAGAAAGAGCACGAGTGGACAGAAGAATGGGTCAATGCATATAAGATCACGGGACAGATCATTGCAAATGCTATCCAGCGAAAAAGGTATGATGAAGAGTTAATCAAAGCAAAAGAAAAAGCAGAGGAATCGGATAAGTCAAAATCGGTTTTTCTTGCAAATGTGTCTCATGAAATTCAAACACCCATAAAGGCGATTATCAGCTTTGCCAATATGTTGCAAACCCCTGACCTCAGCGAAAAGAGACGGTCGGAATTTCTCCAGATCATAAACAGCAATAGCCAGGCCCTGCTGAACCTGACCAATGATATCCTGGAGTTTACACGTATCCGTTCAAACATGTTGAAACTGATAAAGATCAACTTTGAACTTAACCTCTTCCTGCAAGAGTTATATACGGTGTTTAATTCTTTGAAAATTAAAAAGGGCAAGGAATCCATTAAGCTAAACCTTAAAATCCCCAATAAGAACAAGCCTTGTGTCATCAATTCCGATCCTTCACGGTTAAAACAAATCTTTTCAAACCTGATCGAAAACGCATTCAAATTCACTTCCAAGGGTCAGGTTGAATACGGATATACCATCATAGATGAACAAAATGTCCAATTTTATGTAAAAGACACCGGTTTAGGTATTTCGAAGAAATATCAGAAACTGATTTTTGACCGGTTTATCCAGGAACCGAAACCATTAAATATAAAGAAGGAAGGCACGGGATTAGGGCTGGCCATCACACACAGCCTTGTCTCCATGCTTGAAGGACATATCTGGGTAGATTCAGAACTGGGAAAAGGATCTACATTTTTCTTTGAATTGCCGGATATTATCCAGTCGGAATCCCGGAGGAGAGAGATACTATCCTGGAACAACAAACAAATTCTCATAGTTGAAGAGATAATCCAGGATTATATCATACTCGAAGATTTTTTAAAAGAGCGTGTAAAAGTACTTTTTGTGGGTACCGGCAAGCAGGCCATTGAAATTTGCCGCAATAACCGGGGTATAGATTTGATTCTGATTGCATATACCTTATTGGCTAAAAGCAAACCCGACCTTATCGGCAAGCTTAAGGAAACCAACCCCGACCTTGTAATCATCGGTATGATAAATCCTGAAAATAACCCTGACCCGGATGCAGAAATAATGCAGCAATTGGATGGAGTCATAAATAAGCCGCTTTTGCAGGATGAAGTATTACCGGGTATTGACAAATTCCTGCGTAGTTCTTCTGACAAATGA
- a CDS encoding ABC transporter substrate-binding protein — translation MAKEKGFYMDAGLYVDILFGGPDHTTYMCIENNSADFYSHFLSGAIEAYDKGYENINICQLSQRSALMYVSQKRGGLELPSDFAGKKIAIWNAGFRELPLIFLKKRNIDAEIIPIKSTINLFLKGGIDVMCVMWYNEFHQILNAGINEDELNVIHFSDWGMNFPEDGIYCRKDYFVENQEVCKRFIEATLRGWQYAFENKQETIDVVIGYMNRFNIPANRAHQSWMLDRMQDVMLPVGSTMMTGSLNPSQYEEVGKTMLEYGCIKKIPDYQEFYIETYKPRK, via the coding sequence ATGGCTAAGGAGAAGGGCTTTTATATGGATGCCGGACTATATGTTGACATTTTGTTTGGGGGGCCGGATCATACAACATATATGTGCATAGAGAATAATTCAGCGGATTTTTACAGCCATTTCTTATCGGGAGCAATAGAGGCTTATGATAAAGGATATGAAAACATTAACATTTGCCAGCTCAGTCAAAGGTCCGCTCTAATGTATGTTAGTCAAAAAAGAGGCGGATTAGAGCTCCCTTCCGATTTCGCAGGAAAGAAAATAGCCATTTGGAATGCAGGATTCCGTGAATTACCATTGATTTTTCTGAAAAAACGCAATATTGATGCCGAAATAATCCCCATAAAAAGCACAATTAATCTATTCTTAAAGGGTGGAATAGATGTTATGTGCGTGATGTGGTATAACGAATTCCATCAGATCTTAAATGCAGGGATAAATGAAGATGAATTGAATGTGATACATTTTAGTGATTGGGGTATGAATTTCCCTGAAGATGGGATTTATTGCAGAAAGGATTATTTTGTTGAAAATCAGGAGGTATGTAAACGCTTTATCGAAGCCACTCTCAGAGGTTGGCAGTATGCGTTTGAAAATAAACAGGAGACAATTGATGTTGTAATTGGTTATATGAACCGGTTTAATATTCCTGCTAACCGGGCTCATCAATCATGGATGCTAGACCGTATGCAGGATGTTATGTTACCGGTTGGTTCAACGATGATGACAGGATCTCTGAATCCATCCCAGTATGAAGAAGTTGGAAAAACCATGCTGGAATATGGGTGTATAAAGAAAATACCTGATTATCAAGAGTTTTATATTGAAACATATAAGCCTCGAAAATAG
- a CDS encoding ATP-binding protein translates to MEKIRLHLKNDIGDLGKMIKELDRISNLWGLSMKDTMNINLLLEEIVTNIVFYAYDDEKDHSIVLSFEKIGNQIRIEVKDDGKPFNILEAREPDIEGKSLNERKIGGLGIHFVRHFSDEIHYDRKNDENILTIIKLIQS, encoded by the coding sequence ATGGAAAAGATCAGGCTTCATCTGAAAAATGATATCGGAGACCTTGGGAAAATGATCAAGGAACTGGACAGAATATCCAATCTCTGGGGCCTGTCCATGAAAGATACTATGAATATTAACCTCCTTCTCGAAGAGATTGTTACCAATATCGTTTTTTATGCGTATGATGATGAAAAGGACCATTCTATCGTTCTGTCTTTCGAAAAGATTGGCAACCAGATCAGAATAGAAGTAAAAGACGATGGCAAACCATTCAATATACTGGAAGCCCGCGAACCGGATATTGAAGGGAAGAGTTTGAATGAAAGGAAAATCGGTGGTCTTGGAATACATTTTGTCAGACATTTCTCAGATGAAATTCATTATGATCGAAAAAATGACGAGAATATACTTACCATTATTAAATTGATACAATCTTAA
- a CDS encoding DUF192 domain-containing protein: MKKKTIAVVIILVILVFLIFILFQPFQSPPEPVKRTGVQKPLSIEGSVQIFSSGQQTIPPIIVYIAIADDPYERSKGLMYRHSLPDTVGMFFIYERQEILNFWMKNTPISLDIIFLDRDYRVVSIAEHTHPFSEDMIPSIKPARFALEVNAGFAEKHGIKPGDHLVLSRYP; this comes from the coding sequence ATGAAAAAGAAAACTATTGCTGTTGTGATCATCCTGGTGATCCTGGTTTTTCTGATCTTTATTCTCTTTCAACCTTTTCAATCCCCGCCAGAGCCTGTAAAACGGACCGGAGTTCAAAAACCCCTTTCCATTGAAGGCAGTGTGCAGATATTTTCCTCCGGACAGCAGACGATTCCTCCAATCATTGTTTATATTGCCATTGCTGATGATCCTTATGAAAGGTCGAAGGGTTTAATGTATAGACACTCTTTGCCGGATACAGTGGGTATGTTTTTTATCTATGAAAGGCAGGAGATCCTGAATTTCTGGATGAAAAATACTCCAATATCTCTGGATATAATCTTTCTGGACAGAGATTATCGTGTTGTAAGCATTGCTGAACATACTCATCCTTTTTCAGAAGACATGATACCGTCGATCAAACCTGCCCGATTTGCCCTCGAGGTAAATGCGGGTTTTGCCGAAAAGCATGGTATCAAACCCGGAGATCATCTGGTGCTCAGCCGTTATCCCTGA
- the yidD gene encoding membrane protein insertion efficiency factor YidD: MIRKILIFPFLLLIYVYRYVISPLTPASCRHLPTCSEYAVESLKKHGIFKGLWLSVRRISRCHPWGTSGFDPVPDHYEFPFSIKKLETGKKAGRNQG; the protein is encoded by the coding sequence ATGATCCGAAAAATACTAATATTTCCCTTTCTGCTATTGATATATGTATACAGGTATGTAATATCGCCTCTTACACCTGCATCATGCCGTCATTTGCCGACCTGTTCCGAATACGCTGTAGAATCATTAAAGAAGCATGGTATTTTTAAAGGGTTATGGCTATCGGTAAGAAGGATATCCCGATGCCACCCGTGGGGTACCAGCGGCTTTGATCCTGTACCGGATCATTATGAGTTTCCGTTTTCTATTAAGAAACTTGAAACAGGGAAAAAAGCCGGGAGAAATCAGGGATAA
- a CDS encoding porin family protein — MGQLKKTKTVLLYATIWIENSKRGLQSNIMRVVHLTFSILLVLSLSILSSYGQSPMTHSKKFTDNWFINGNVGVSQFYGDMSEENPFQKILFDTRIGTGLVLGKMITPYLGVRGEIHYAKLKSTRKYLSYNPNGEYFVAWNLVELNLAANINFVNLIFGYNSRRVVTAYGIIGAGLTNWQTELFDFKTNQKIRDNGYDGNGMLNMTTEFVLPFGAGINFKVHDHIDVNVETTWRGVNSDKLDAKVGGFKYDIYTYSSIGITYKFNLVKSKAAPIPEEEEETPLIYEPQEKEIIDTDVPEPIVRRPVEIVEEPEEQITEEYDELPPVEDVPEIEFRVQIRASYSKPIPPDEILSFGVPDRIREELSDGWYRYTVGSFDNITDATDYRSLVRNTYGISDAFVVAYVKGERLKSLRYLDGKYTAEGFNVLEEKADNIRYGVQIAASYLVQIPITKLQETYRLDEPIREDIQDGWYRYSVGSFDQYWKAKEHRNVLLTRNNAQGSFVIAFKDEIRYTIVELLGLETRTASPTEIVGKPRRNVTFKVQLLVLDPAVQISADELKAQYNIQEEIQIVNENGLVKYQIGNLNSYEDACLLRDQIVGLGVKDAFVVPYENGRKIHITEAFDN, encoded by the coding sequence ATGGGTCAGTTAAAAAAAACAAAAACCGTTTTGCTTTATGCAACCATTTGGATAGAAAACAGTAAAAGAGGGTTACAATCCAATATTATGAGAGTTGTTCATCTAACCTTTTCGATATTATTGGTGTTATCCCTGAGCATCCTTTCTTCGTATGGGCAATCACCCATGACGCATAGCAAGAAATTTACAGATAATTGGTTTATCAACGGAAATGTTGGTGTTAGCCAGTTTTACGGAGATATGAGCGAAGAGAACCCCTTTCAAAAAATTCTTTTTGACACTCGCATAGGTACAGGACTTGTTCTGGGAAAAATGATCACCCCATATCTGGGCGTCAGGGGTGAAATTCATTACGCCAAACTAAAAAGTACCCGCAAGTATTTAAGTTATAACCCTAACGGAGAGTATTTCGTCGCCTGGAACCTTGTGGAATTGAATCTTGCAGCTAATATTAATTTTGTTAACCTCATTTTTGGATACAACTCACGCAGGGTTGTTACTGCTTACGGGATTATCGGGGCCGGGCTTACTAACTGGCAAACGGAGCTGTTCGATTTTAAAACGAATCAGAAGATCCGGGATAATGGTTATGATGGAAATGGTATGCTAAACATGACCACGGAATTTGTCCTTCCCTTTGGTGCCGGCATTAATTTTAAAGTACATGACCACATTGATGTGAATGTTGAAACCACCTGGAGAGGAGTGAATTCCGACAAACTGGACGCCAAAGTCGGTGGCTTTAAATATGATATTTATACGTATTCGTCAATTGGGATCACTTATAAGTTTAACCTTGTAAAATCCAAAGCCGCTCCTATTCCTGAAGAAGAGGAAGAGACTCCGTTGATCTATGAACCGCAGGAGAAAGAAATTATCGACACGGATGTTCCAGAACCTATAGTAAGGAGGCCTGTTGAAATTGTGGAAGAACCAGAAGAACAAATCACGGAAGAATACGATGAACTTCCTCCGGTTGAGGATGTTCCTGAAATTGAATTCCGTGTTCAGATCAGGGCTTCTTATTCCAAACCCATCCCTCCTGATGAAATTCTTTCCTTTGGTGTCCCCGACAGGATCCGTGAAGAACTATCAGATGGTTGGTACCGCTATACCGTGGGATCTTTCGATAATATCACGGATGCAACAGATTACCGTAGCTTGGTTCGCAATACCTATGGCATCAGCGATGCCTTCGTGGTAGCTTATGTTAAAGGTGAACGACTCAAGAGCCTGCGCTATCTTGATGGTAAATATACCGCAGAAGGATTTAACGTTCTGGAGGAAAAAGCAGACAATATCCGCTATGGGGTGCAGATTGCTGCTTCTTATCTTGTTCAGATTCCTATTACCAAGCTACAGGAAACATACAGACTTGATGAACCTATCCGCGAGGATATCCAGGACGGCTGGTACAGGTATTCTGTTGGCTCATTTGACCAATACTGGAAAGCTAAGGAGCACAGAAATGTCCTGCTTACAAGAAACAATGCTCAGGGTAGTTTTGTAATTGCCTTTAAGGATGAGATCAGGTATACCATTGTTGAATTGCTTGGACTGGAAACCCGCACTGCTTCACCAACTGAAATTGTCGGTAAACCCAGGAGAAATGTTACTTTCAAAGTGCAATTGCTCGTACTTGATCCTGCAGTGCAAATTTCGGCTGATGAACTGAAAGCTCAATATAATATTCAGGAAGAAATTCAGATTGTTAATGAAAACGGTCTTGTAAAATATCAGATTGGAAACCTGAACTCATATGAAGATGCATGCCTGCTCAGAGACCAGATCGTGGGTCTCGGGGTGAAGGATGCTTTTGTTGTTCCTTATGAAAATGGAAGGAAAATCCATATCACTGAAGCTTTTGATAACTAG
- a CDS encoding STAS domain-containing protein: MNIKERKEKEALVISLEGRLDTTNYNELERKLSMIYDDKPVNILMDCSQLQYISSSGLRVMLMFLKRSKTAGVKFVLCSLQDPIREIFDISGFTGIFEIFATCDEAPK; the protein is encoded by the coding sequence ATGAATATTAAAGAACGAAAAGAAAAAGAAGCCCTGGTAATAAGCCTTGAAGGAAGACTTGATACCACCAATTACAATGAACTGGAGAGAAAGCTTTCCATGATTTATGATGACAAACCGGTGAATATCCTAATGGATTGCAGTCAACTTCAGTATATTTCCAGTTCAGGACTCCGGGTAATGCTTATGTTTCTGAAGAGATCCAAAACGGCTGGAGTGAAATTTGTATTATGCAGTCTGCAAGACCCGATTCGCGAGATTTTCGATATATCAGGATTTACGGGTATATTTGAAATATTTGCCACATGCGATGAAGCACCGAAATAA
- a CDS encoding 6-carboxytetrahydropterin synthase codes for MKNIQDTRVTVCRKSHFNAAHRLHNPNWENSRNRDVFGVCNNDNYHGHNYDLIVKVNGRIDPDTGYVIDMKILQDLIDEHIIARFDHRNLNMDTKAFANLNPTAENIAVVIWNILREVIPSGFKLEVVLYETERNFVEYAGPDAL; via the coding sequence ATGAAAAATATTCAGGATACCAGAGTGACAGTTTGCCGCAAGTCGCATTTTAATGCCGCTCACAGGCTGCATAATCCCAATTGGGAAAATTCAAGGAACAGGGATGTTTTTGGGGTATGCAATAACGATAATTATCATGGGCATAACTACGATCTCATTGTAAAGGTAAATGGCAGGATTGATCCGGATACCGGCTATGTTATAGATATGAAAATACTTCAGGACCTTATAGATGAACACATTATCGCTCGTTTTGACCACAGAAATCTGAACATGGATACAAAGGCGTTTGCAAACCTCAATCCTACCGCTGAAAATATAGCTGTGGTGATATGGAACATTTTGAGGGAGGTAATCCCTTCCGGTTTTAAGCTGGAGGTTGTTCTTTATGAAACAGAAAGAAATTTTGTTGAGTATGCCGGACCAGATGCCTTATAA
- a CDS encoding TIGR02757 family protein, producing the protein MIHNSPHHFVIFEKFPAQNSLKTIKYPIEGLGEFLESKYLRYNTQDFIENDPVCIPHLFTAKADIEISGFLSATISWGQRKTIIRNARQMMEWMDYSPFDFIMGATDVETERFRNFRHRTFSGEDCIFFLRSLRNIYQQFGGLEDLFRMPQAMDEQEVINRIMNFRKIFLRWPHERRSEKHISNPECGSAAKRINMFLRWMVRKDHSGVDFGIWKDISSANLICPLDIHTGRVSRELGLLSRRQNDWKAAIELTESLKLLCPEDPVRYDYALFGLGIYENF; encoded by the coding sequence ATGATTCATAACAGTCCTCATCATTTTGTTATCTTTGAAAAATTCCCTGCACAGAACAGCTTGAAAACGATAAAATACCCGATAGAAGGACTGGGAGAATTCCTGGAATCAAAATACCTGCGTTACAACACGCAGGATTTCATAGAAAATGATCCGGTATGTATTCCGCATTTATTCACTGCAAAAGCAGACATTGAGATATCAGGGTTTCTTTCAGCCACTATATCCTGGGGGCAAAGAAAAACTATAATACGCAATGCGCGGCAAATGATGGAATGGATGGATTATAGTCCTTTCGATTTCATCATGGGCGCAACGGATGTTGAAACGGAGAGGTTCCGGAATTTCCGTCACCGGACTTTTAGCGGAGAAGATTGCATTTTTTTTCTAAGATCCTTACGGAATATTTACCAGCAATTCGGGGGGCTTGAGGATCTATTCAGGATGCCGCAGGCAATGGATGAGCAGGAGGTTATCAACAGGATCATGAATTTCAGAAAGATTTTTCTACGATGGCCTCATGAGAGGCGTTCCGAGAAGCACATCAGCAATCCGGAGTGCGGATCTGCTGCCAAACGGATCAACATGTTTCTCCGCTGGATGGTTAGAAAAGATCATTCGGGAGTGGATTTTGGTATATGGAAAGACATCAGTTCGGCCAATCTCATCTGTCCTTTGGATATCCATACAGGAAGAGTCAGCCGGGAACTTGGATTATTATCCCGCAGGCAGAACGATTGGAAAGCGGCTATTGAATTAACGGAATCATTAAAACTTCTTTGTCCGGAAGACCCGGTCAGATATGATTATGCCCTTTTCGGACTGGGGATTTATGAAAATTTTTAA
- a CDS encoding SpoIIE family protein phosphatase, with amino-acid sequence MIKIGIFYKLSIAVLTIVLLVFGIILTYNYNISKKLLYKNVEENLIHLANSAVNRIETLTTASMQLPENLARIILKFQPDVPRMKEYLDILVENNPDVFGSCIAFEPYDFYPDSLYMSLYSYRKGDSILFANLGKESYNYFLWDWYQIPKELKQPVWSEPYFDEGGGNIIMSTYSVPILDGNTVKGIVTIDISMDWLRDFVSGIRIFNTGYAFLISGNGSIITHPEQDFIMNESIFSLAEEYNLPELRDIGRSMIKGESNFVSYTPPDTKTPGFLYYTPLTSTGWSLGIVIPENELMADLHRLHRALLSIGIIGIFLLIISILFISSRITNPLRKLARISTEIGKGNLNVDLPVRKSKDEIASLNDSFRTMQTALKQYIENLKETTAAKEKIESEIKIARDIQQGILPKIFPPFPDREDVDLFAFLEPAREVGGDLYDFFFIDNENLCFAIGDVSGKGIPSSLLMAITRTLLRAKVVSLIDPNVIVSQMNRELCRDNDNAMFVTFFLGILNLPTGNLSYCNAGHNFPLLRKQNHEIIPLSQTHGTPLGLFEEYQYHMSSLTLDKKDMLILYTDGVSEAFDPNQVLYSEKRIEKIIAGYPSDDPKGLSLNIQEDVKKHSGIAEQSDDITIMVVRYY; translated from the coding sequence ATGATAAAAATAGGCATTTTTTATAAACTCTCTATTGCTGTTCTGACCATCGTTCTGTTGGTTTTCGGAATTATCCTGACATATAATTACAATATCTCCAAAAAACTCCTGTATAAAAATGTTGAAGAAAACCTTATTCATCTGGCTAATTCAGCGGTAAACCGCATAGAAACCCTCACTACGGCGTCAATGCAGCTTCCGGAGAATCTTGCACGAATCATCCTGAAATTTCAACCCGACGTCCCCAGGATGAAAGAATATCTTGATATCCTTGTCGAGAATAACCCGGATGTTTTTGGTTCCTGCATTGCGTTTGAACCTTATGATTTTTATCCTGATTCCCTGTATATGTCCCTTTATTCTTACAGAAAAGGCGATTCAATTCTTTTTGCAAATCTTGGGAAAGAGTCCTATAACTATTTTCTTTGGGACTGGTATCAAATACCTAAAGAATTGAAGCAACCGGTCTGGTCGGAACCTTATTTTGATGAAGGTGGCGGGAATATTATTATGTCAACTTATTCTGTACCCATTTTGGATGGGAATACCGTTAAAGGTATTGTAACTATTGATATTTCAATGGATTGGCTTCGGGATTTTGTTTCCGGCATCCGCATTTTCAATACGGGGTATGCTTTTCTCATTTCCGGAAATGGCTCCATAATAACACATCCTGAGCAGGATTTTATTATGAACGAAAGCATATTCAGCCTGGCAGAAGAGTATAATTTGCCCGAATTAAGAGATATAGGAAGGTCTATGATAAAGGGTGAAAGCAATTTTGTGTCATATACTCCACCGGATACGAAAACGCCAGGTTTTCTTTATTATACACCCCTGACTTCCACAGGTTGGTCATTGGGTATCGTGATCCCCGAAAATGAGTTGATGGCCGACCTTCATCGATTACACCGTGCCTTATTGTCAATTGGTATCATCGGAATCTTCCTCCTGATTATTTCTATCCTTTTTATATCTTCCAGGATAACCAATCCTCTCCGTAAACTTGCCAGGATCAGTACTGAAATAGGAAAAGGAAATTTGAATGTTGATCTTCCGGTAAGAAAATCAAAGGATGAAATTGCCTCTCTGAACGATTCGTTCCGAACCATGCAAACGGCATTAAAGCAGTATATAGAAAATCTGAAGGAAACAACGGCTGCCAAGGAAAAAATTGAAAGTGAAATAAAGATAGCCAGGGATATTCAGCAGGGAATTCTTCCGAAAATCTTTCCTCCTTTTCCCGACAGGGAAGATGTTGACCTGTTTGCTTTTCTCGAACCTGCACGCGAAGTTGGAGGAGATCTGTATGATTTCTTTTTTATTGATAATGAAAATCTTTGTTTTGCTATTGGAGATGTTTCAGGAAAAGGGATCCCTTCTTCGTTGCTGATGGCCATTACGCGTACCCTTCTCCGTGCCAAAGTAGTATCCCTTATCGATCCCAATGTTATTGTTTCACAGATGAACAGGGAATTATGCCGCGATAACGACAATGCAATGTTTGTAACGTTTTTCCTGGGTATCCTGAACCTGCCTACCGGAAATCTTTCTTATTGTAATGCCGGACATAATTTCCCCCTCCTGCGTAAGCAGAATCATGAAATTATACCATTAAGCCAAACCCACGGTACTCCATTGGGATTGTTTGAAGAATATCAGTACCACATGTCATCGCTGACCCTCGATAAAAAAGATATGTTGATTCTCTATACGGATGGGGTTTCTGAAGCATTTGACCCCAATCAGGTATTGTATAGCGAAAAACGTATAGAAAAAATAATTGCCGGTTATCCATCGGATGATCCCAAAGGCTTATCCCTGAATATCCAGGAAGATGTTAAAAAACATAGCGGTATTGCCGAACAATCCGACGATATCACTATCATGGTAGTAAGATATTATTAA